In the Catenulispora sp. EB89 genome, GAGACCGCGAGCTACTCGGCGACCACGCAGTTCTCCTCGCTGCTGAACCTGATACCGCAGCTGGCACTGCCGGTCATCACGCTTCGCGCGCTGGGCCCGGACAACGTCACCTACTACTACCTGGGATCCCAGATCGCGGCGCTGTTGTCGACCGGCTCCTACGCGATCGGCAACGCGCTGTTCTCCGAGGGCGCGCACGATCCCGCGCAGCTTCGCAGCCTGATGATGCGGTCCGCGAAGATCATGACCGCGGTGATGGTCCCGGGCGTCGCGGCCGTGATCCTGGTCCGCGAGCCGCTGCTGGGCCTGTTCGGCGGCAAGTATCCGGGGCACGCGCAGGGGCTGCTGACGATCCTCGCGCTCGGCGCGCTCGCCGTCGCGTTCCACACCTGGGCCAGCAGCGCGCTGCGGATCACCGGGCGGATGAAGCCGCTGCTCGGCAGCAACATGGTGTACCTGGTCGCGACGCTGGCGCTGGCGCTCGGCTTCGCGCACCGGGGCCTTAACTGGATCGGCTGGTCCTGGGCGCTGGGGAACCTGGCCTCGGGGCTGTTCGCGGTGGCGTTCGTGCCGGGCGCGAAGAAGCTGGCGGCGATGGCCGCGGACGCCGAGGAGTACGACTACGACGAGCTGGAGCCCGAGGACCTCGCACTCGCCGGCGTCGGTGCCGGGGCCGGGGCGCCGCCGAGCCAGGTGCGGGAACGCCCGCGGCCCCGGCAGAGCCCGTGGCTCGGCGTCGGGGACTCGACGGCGATCACCGAACCGATGTTCTTCCCGTGGAACCGCCCCGAGGCACGGGGGCGCGGCGACCGGTTCGAGAGCTACGAACGCCAGAGCTCGCGCCTGAAGCCAGCCGGCGACCTGCGCGTGCGGCCCCGGTCAATGCCCCGCAAGGCCGGACCGGTGGTGGTGCCGCCGCCGTCGCCGGAGGAGGAGACGCAGATCCTGCGGCCCATCGTCGTGCCCGACTCGTTCTTCCGGCCGGAGCCGGGGGAACGCGACCGGCTGCCGAAGCCGGGCCCGCACGGTGCCGTGCCGGAGCCGCGGGGAGACGCCCGCCCCGAGGCGAGCGAGCCGAGCGATCCCCGGCTGCCGCCCGAGCGGTGAGGGGGCGGGGTCGGCGGGCGTCGTGGCCAGGCGCAGTGGTCGGGCGCGGTCGCCGGACGTACGTATCGCGCGCGATGGTCAGGCGCGGTCGCTGGGTGCAGTCAGCGGGCGCCGTAGTCGGACCTGGTCGCCGGGCAATAGTTGTCGTGTCGGGCGTGGTTGTCGGGCGCGGTCGCCGAACCCTGCGATCCGCCCCACCACCGCCGCCCTAGAACCGCCGGTTCGCCACCTGCACCCCGACCCACGCCAGATGCTTGACCCGCACCACCGGCAGGCTCCACCCCAGCCGGCGGGCCGCCGCCAGCTTCTCGCGCCGCAGCAGGCCGGAGCGCGGCAGGATCTTCGCCCGATGGCTGTGCTGCCCCTCGTGCACCCGGTAGCGCACCAGTTCCTCGGGCAGCGCGGCGACTTCGGCGCGGCCGAGGATGCGGAGCCAGAGGTCGTAGTCCTCGCAGTGGAGGGCGGCCTCGCGGAAGCCTCCCGCCTCGCGCACCACCTCCGCACGCGCCGTCACCGTGGACATCGTCACCGCGTTGAACAGCATCAGGCGGCGGCCCAGCGCTTCGGACCCGGTGGGGCAGTGGAACGGGGCCAGGTCCGCGCCGGTGGCGCTGTCGAAGGTGCGGGCCCAGGTGGCGAGCATGCCCAGGGCCGGGCGGCGGTCGAACTCGGCGACCTGGCGGGCCAGCCGTTCGGGGTCGCACAGGTCGTCCGAGTCGCAGAACGCGACCAGGTCGCCGCGGCACTCCGGGAGGCCGGCGTTGCGGGCCGCCGCGGGGCCGGAGCGGGGGCGCGCGGTGACGATGATCCGGATCTGGTCGGCCGGAAGGACGGCGGCCGTGCGCCGGTTCTCCTCGCAGTCGCCGTCCAGGACCAGGACCACCTCCCAGTCCTGGAAGGTCTGCTTCTGGATGGCGAGCAGCGTCTCCTCGAGATAGCGCTGGCGCGGGGCGCACGGGATGAGCACAGAGACCCGCGGCGCCTTGCCCGCGTTCATCGTCCCTTCTTCGCGTTGGCGATGATCTGCTGCAGCGCGTCGAACGAGGGCCGGTAGGTCCCGTCGCCCCGCCGCAGGCCGAAGACCAGGTGGTCCGGCGGCGAGTCCTGGTAGGAGAACCAGAAGAACGACGCCACGTTCGGGTACGAGGCCAACGCGTCGACCTCCTTCTTCGCCGTCTCCACCTGCTGCGCCTCCTGCGGCTTGACCTGGCTCGCCGGACCCCAGATCAGGGCCGGGATGTTCGCCCCGGTCTCGGTGATCCAGATCGGCATGTTCGGCGACCCGGCCTGGGCCAGCGCCGCGACGATGCTCGTCGGCGACTGGCTGATGGCCTGGAACGTCTTGCTGTTCGCCGGGTCGCCGTCCGGGTAGGGGTGGTACCCGATCCCGTCGACCGCCTTCAGGCCGCCGTCCTTGGCCACCGCGGTGATGAAGTCGTACGGGGAGATGAACGGCGCGCCGGGGCTCGGGTGGTCCGCCGCGAGGCCGCCCATCAGGATGAACGCGTGCGGGTCCGCGGCGCGGATCGCCGCGGAGACCGGCAGCAGGAGCTTGGTGTAGTCCGCCGGGTCCGGGGTCGGGGCCCAGGCCGTGATGTTGGGCTCGTTCCACACTTCCCAGTGGTGGACGCCGCGCGCCGAGTAGCGCGCGACCGCCTGCTTCACGAACTTCGCGAACGTCGCGTTGTCGGCCGGCGGGCACGCGGAGGTGTCCTTGCAGGCGTCCCGGCGGGCCCACGGCGGCGGGAAGTCGATGGTGGCCAACACCTTCAGGCCGTGCGCGTTCGCCCCGGCGACGACGTTGTCGAACTTGGTGAAGTCCGGCGCGTAGTTGGAGAAGGACTGGTAGTCCTCCCAGCCGAAGTCGACGCGGATGTAGTCCATCCCGAGCCGCTTGGCGTCGTCGAGCGCGGTCTTGAGCTGGTCCGGCGTGTCGTACGCGAGCGTGTCGCTGTAGTCCAGGCCCCACTTCATGTCGGCCAGCTGCGCGGTGTTGACCGGGCTGGTGGCCAGTCCGGTCCCGGAGGTGGCACCGGGGGAAGAACTCGGGCTGCCGGCCGGGGACGAGGTCGTGCCGGACGTCTTCGCGGCGGTCGAGGTCCCCGCCGGCGCGTGGCCGAACGCCGAGGGCTGGCCGGGATCGCCGCCGGAGACGGCGGTCGCGATGCCGGCGGCGATGACGACCGCGGCCGCGGCGGCCCCCACGATCGTCCAGTGCCGTCGCTTGCTGTTCGCCATTATGATTTCGGGGCCGGTGACCGGCTGCCCTTCGCTCCCCTCGACCGGACTTCGTCGCTTGGCGGATCCGGTCGGTGACCGGGAGCGGCCGGGCGGCCGCCGCCGTCGCCGGGCGCCCCTGGCAGGGACGCCCGCCTGCGAGCGTTCATAGTGCCATGGTTCGGCCGTCTCGGTGTGCGGGCGCCGATTCTCGAACCCGGGCGGCTCGCATCCCATGTCGTTTCGAGGATTGCGCGGCGCCGGTGAGAATTCTGCACATCGTGAACCTGGGCTTCGAGGCCGGGGGCGCGGAGAAGTTCGTCCGCATGCTCCGGGACGGCCAGCGCGACCGCGGCCACCAGGTCCGGGTGGTGGCCCTGGAAGCCCCGTCCGGCGACCGGGCCGTGTTCGCCGACGACCTGCTCCCGCCGGTGGCCGGCGGCCCGGTCGGCAAGCTCGCCGGGTTCGTCTGGCATCGCCGGGCCCACCGCGGGCTGCGGCAGATCATGCGGGAGTTCCAGCCGGACTGTGTCCATCTGCACACCGTCGGCGGGTTCAGCCCGGCCGTGTTCCCGGCCACCCGCGGCGCCGTACGCATCCTCACCCTGCACGGCCCCGAGGACTGGACCCGGAAACTGTTGCGCTGGCAGGTGGCCGACAACGCCGGCCGGATCTCGCCCCGCGCCCTGCCCCGGTACCTGCATCTGCGGTTCCTGATGCGGCCGGCCTACCGGCTCCTCGGGCTGCGCCGGATCGACGGCTTCGCGGCCCCGAGCCGGTTCGTCGCCGACCTGCTCCGGGCCGACGCCGGCGCCGTGCCGATCCGGGTGATCCCGCACGCCGTGGACCGGGTCTTCGCCCCCGCCCCGGTCTCGGAGGTCTGGCAGGCGGCCTACGTGGGCCGGCTCAGCCCCCTGAAGGGCGCGGACGTCCTGCTGGCGGCGTTCGGCATCCTGGCCCGGACGCAGCCGAAGGCGCGGCTCGTCGTGGTCGGCGACGGCCCGGAGCGCGCCCGGCTGGAGGCGGAGGCCGCCGGCCTGGTGGCGGCTGGCACGGTCGAGTTCCGGGGCTGGCTGAGCCCGCCGGAGGTCGCCGAGTGCCTGCGCGGCTCGGCGTTGCTCGCCGTCCCGTCCACCACTCCGGAGATCTTCGGGCTGACCGCGCTGGAGGCGCTGGGGTTGGGCCGGCCGCTGGTGGCCAGCCGGATCGGGGCGTTGCCGGAACTGGTCGGTCCGGACAACGGCGTACTCGTCGCCCCCGGCGACCCGGCCGCGCTGGCCGAGGCGCTGGCGGAGCTGGTCGGTGACGCGGAGCGGCTGGCGCGGCTCGGCGAGGGATCGGCACGGCGCGCCGAGGCGTTCGGCCTGGAGCGTTGTCTGGACGCCTACGAATCCTGGTACCAGGAGGCTGTCGCGGCCCGCGCTCGTCCGTAGGCCGTAGTCGGTTCAGCCGGTTCAGCCGGTTCAGCCGGTTCGGGCCAGGGATCCCGCGCTATCGGCGCAGACGGTGTTCGGCCGCCTGCCACAGCGTCCGGGCACCGGCCAGGACGAACGGGACGGGGTCGTCGCAGGCGAACCACGCGGCCTCGTCTGCGGAGCGTGCAGAGGACAGCCACGAGCGCAGGGAGAGGCTTCCCTCCCGGCGATAGGCGAGGGCCGCTATCGGGTCGTAGTTCTCGACGAGCAGGGCCCGGCCGGGCACCGCCGCCCCGGCGGGCACGGCGCGGCCGGTGAGGTCCAGGTGCATCGCGCGGACGACGTCGATGCCGGCCGAGTCCTGGAACAGCCGGAACTGGGCGCCGAGCCGGGGGTTGAGGTCCAGGAGCCGGTAGCTGCCGTCCCGCGCGTCCCAGCGGTAGTCGAGGTCGACCGGGCCCTGGTAGCCCAGCCCCGAGAGCAGGGCTGTCGCCTCCGCGCGCAGCCGCTCGTTCGACACCCAGCGGCCGTAGCTGGTCAGCCCCGCGTGCGCCGGGAAGGAGCGCTCCTTGATACCGGTGTGGCCGAACAGGCAGCGCGAGGCCGCGTCGAAGTAGCCGTGGAAGAACCAGTCCTGCGGCGGGCCGGTCGGCACGGGCGCGAGGTATTCCTGGAGCAGCAGGCCGGTGTCCGGGCCGTCGCCGGTCGCCCGCCGGGCCCGCTCGACCACCGCGAGCATCTCCTCCCGGCTGCGGACGACGGTCGTGCTCTGCAATCCCGCCGACCGGTCCGCGGTCCAGGGCAGGTTCACCTTGGCCACGACGGGATATCCGCACGCGTCCGCGAAGGCCAGGGCCTCGGCGGCGTCCGCCGGGACGGTCGTCGCCGGATGCGGCACCCCGGCGACGCGGCAGATCTCGGCGAGCGTCGCCTTCCCGGCCGCCCGGCGCGGCAGGTCGGCCGGGGGCGCGGGGAACAGGTACCGGGACCGCAGCTTGTCACCGTGCTCGGCCAGCAGGATCGCGCCCGCGTCGTCGGTGGTGACCAGGACGGCCGGGCCGGGCAGCCGGTCGGCGAGCCGGTCCAGGAGCTCGACGACGTCGTCGGGATGGGCCCGGTCCGGCATCGGCGACACCGTCCGGCGGGCGTACCGCGACGCCCCGGCCGGCGCGAACCGGTCCTCGCGCATGGCGTGGACCCGGATCCCCAGCCGCCCGAGGCTCCGGATCACGCCGAGCCCGCCGTGGTGGAAGACATTCCGGTCGAGCTTCAAAAGCACGGCGCCGGTCGCGGTATCCGCATCAACCGACGCTTTCAGTGACATGGCAACCATCTTAGATTCAAGGTCAAGGCAGCCCTCGTCCTGTGGTGAGGTCAGCGCGGCAGTCTGGGTGCGACGGTGCGGGCCGCGAACTCCGACCCGAACACGAAGCGCATGGACGGCCCGAAGGTCGCCGCCGAAGCCAGGCCCACGACGAACAGCCCGGGCACCGAGGAGTTGAAGCCCGCGCCGAGGACCGGCGGGCCGTCGGAGCCGCGCATGCCGCGAACCTGGCCGCGCAGCTCCTCGCCGAGCATCGTCAGCTTCCGGACGTCCACATCGAACCCGGTCGCCGCGATCACGTGATCGGTGCCGAGCTCACGGCCGTCGGACAGCTCCAGGACGAGCCCGCCGGCCTCGGGCCGGGCCGCCGTGATCCGGGTGCCGGTGCGGACGTGCTCGACGTCGAAGGACTTCTCGAAGCGGTCGCGGATCCACCACGAGCCTTCCGGGCCGAGCGTCTTGCGCACGACCTCCATGCGGTAGCCGCCGGGCATCCGCCGGAAGAGCTTGGGCAGGCTGCCCAGCACCTTGTTGTAGTAGCCGGGGCCGAGGCCGTTCTCCGGGCGCCGGATGCGCTCCCACAACGTCACGGGCAGGTCGCCGGGCAGGCTGTTCCACTCCAGCGCACCGGTCCGCGCCACCAGCGTCACATCGGCGCCCGCGTCGTCCAGCAGCACCGCGATCTCGATCGCCGCCTGCCCGGCGCCGACCACAGTGACCCGCTTGCCCGCGAACCCGGACAGGTCGTTCACCGCGCTGCTGTGCAGCACCTGCGGCCCCTGCATCCCGACGAGCGCCTCTGGGAACCGTGGAAACGGCAGGAAGCCGGTGGCGAGCACCACGGAGCGGGCCCGCACCGAGGAGCCGTCGGCCAGCGCCAGCGCGAACACCGAGCCCTCCCGGTCGACCCGCAGCACGTCGGTCTCGTGCAGGTCCGGCGCGGTCTGCTGCCGGAACCAGCGGCCGTAGTCGACGAAGGTCTCGATGGGCGTCGGCACGCCGTGCGCGTACGGCAGCCCTTCAAGCTCGCAGTACGCCTTCAGCGTGTACTGGTCGCGGGGATCCGACAGGTGCGAGGCCCACGGCTCGGACTTGAGCTTCATGCCCAGCGGCATGTGCTCGGCCCAGGCGCGCATCGGCGTACCGAACACCCGGGTGCGGGTGCCCCGCGCCTTGGCATGCGCCGCCACCGAGAGACCGTAGGGCCCGGCACCCACCACGGCGGTGTCGAGGACCTCTGTACCTGTCATCACTTCTCCTTGTTCGGACCCCGCGCGCCCTGTCCCCAGGCCTCGCGAACGCCTTCTCCCATGGACCCGGGCATGCCGACGGCCCAAGGACCGTTCCCGCTCGAATTCGGTGCCGGCGTTCCGCCTCGAGACCCCCTCGACCAGCGCGAGCCGCCCCGCCGACCGGGCACTCCGGCCGGAGTCGGTGGTCGACCCGACCGGAGAGCCCCGGTCAATGCGGGGCGACATCGCGGTGTTCTGGAGATGAAGATACAGGCCAGCGCGCTGAGTCAGTGCGGCAGCACATCGTAGCGGCGCCGGAGGTAGTGCTGAAGTAAAACGGCAGGAGGGCAGGGTGCGCAAGGGCGGGGCGGGGTTGCGGGGCGTTCGCGGCGAAGGATCGGCGCGGCAGCCTTGGGCGAAGCCGTAAGAATCGCCTGTAAACACACAAACAAACCGAACCCGGCACGGCGCACCGAGCAATTGCGGACGCGCGCAAACGCCCGCACTACGCCCGCGCTACCCAGCCTCACCCAGCCTGAAGCCGGTGCTCAGCCAGCCGCTGAGGATCGGGCCAGTGCACGTTCGTGGCCCAACCGAGCCGCTCGAAAACCCGAATCACCCCGGCGGACAAGTCGATCTGGCCGCGATCCACACCATGCCGCGCGCAGGACGGGTCGCTGTGATGCGTGTTGTGCCAGCTCTCCCCCATCGACAGCAGCGCCAGCGGCCACAGGTTCGTCGCCCGGTCGTGCTTGCGGGTCGCGAACGGCCGCGCCCCGAGCAGGTGACACAGAGAATTGACACTCCACGTCACGTGCTGGAGCAGGAACACCCGGGCCAGCCCGGCCCATATCAGGGCCGTGACGCCCGCCGTCCAGGCGAAGTCGCCGATCATCCAGCCGGCCAGCGCGGGCAGCACGAGAGAGGCCACGCACAGCACCGGGAACAGCCCCGAGACACGCCGCATAGCCGGTTCGGCCACCAGATCCGGGGCGAAGTGGTCGACGTCGGTCGGGTCGTCGCCGAACAGCCAGCCGAAGTGCGCGTGGACGAGACCGTGCAACTGGCCGACCGGCCCCGTGCCGTACCGGTACGGCGAATGCGGGTCGCCGGGCCGGTCGGTGAACGCGTGATGCCGCCGGTGCGTCGCGACCCAGCTGATGGCCGAGCCCTGGAAGCTCATCGACCCGGCGACCGCGAGTCCGGTCCGCAAGGCCGGCGCGGCGGTGAAGCTCCGGTGAGTCAGCAGTCTGTGAAAGCCGACGGTGACGCCGAACCCGGTCAGGAAGTAGAAGAAGCCAGCCAGCAGCAGGTCGGCCACACCGACCCCCCGCCCCCACAACAACCACACCGCGGCGACCAGCCCGGCCAACGGCGCGACGACGAGCAGGGCCGTCACGGCCACCTGGATCCGGCGCTGAAGGGGTGTCGTGGCGGTCGATGGGCGGCCGGGAAACGGCTCGACGCCGTCATAGGGAATCGCAGCCAAGGCGATACACCTCACAAGCGAATGCAGCGAGGCGGGTCACGGGACCGGCGTGAGGTCTAGACCTGATCGGAAACTCGGTCGGCTGCGATGATTTGGGTCCTTCCCCGACAGTCTACGCCTGGTAAGAACCCCTGGCGGGATTCCCGCCAGGGGTTCTTACCATGAATTTTCAGGGACTATCAGTTCACTGAAACCGTCCCGGCCTCCTGCGCCGCCTCGGCGGCCAGCGCGGCCTGCGCGGCCTCCCGGCTGCGGCGCCGGCCCGGGATCACGACGAGTGCCAGGAGCAGCGCCGCGACCCCGAAGTACGCGGTGGCCACGAATCCGGCCTTGAACCCGGCCGTCATCGCGGCCTGCTGCGACGCGCCGACGGAGTGCGAGACGATCACGGTGGTGACGGTCGCGATGCCGAAGCTGCCGCCGATCTGGAACGCGGCGGCGTTGAAGCCCGAGGCCAGGCCGGCGTCGCGGCGCGCGATCCCGGACAGCGCCGCCGCCGAGCAGGCGGTCGTACCCAGGCCCAGGCCGGTGCCGAAGATGGCGAGCCCGGCGAAGATGCTCCCGTACGAGCCGCCGTTCTGCACCGCGTGGACGAGCAGCAGGCTGCCGCCGACGAGCAGCACCGAGCACAGCGCGACCACCCGCCGGGAGCCGAACCGGCCGATCAGCCGCTGCCCGGCGAACGCGCTGACCAGGGCCATCGCCGGCAGCGGCGAGCCCTTCACGCCGTACTGCAGCGTGGTGTAGCCGAGCCCGCCCTGCGCGTACTCCGCGGCGCACAGCGACAGGCCGAACACCCCCATGCCCATCGCGACCGTGGCCAGGTTCCCGCCGACGAGCGAGCCGGAGCGCAGGATCCGCACCGGCACCAGCGGGCTCTCCACCCGGCTCTCGATGAGCACGAACAGCACGAGCAGCGCGACGGCCCCGCCGAACATCCCCAGCGTCTTGGACCCGGTCCAGCCGTTGTCCGGGGCCTTGGTGACCGCGTAGACGACCAGCAGCAGGGCCGCCGTGCTGGTCAGGGCGCCGGCCACGTCGTAGCGCCGGCCCACCGACAGGTCCCGGCTCTCGGTCAGCAGCATCGGCCCGACCACCAGCATCGCGGCCGCGACCGGCACGTTCATCAGGAAGATCCACCGCCAGCCGAAGTGCGAGACCAACTCGCCGCCGATGATCAGCGCGGCCGTCGCCCCGAGCCCGGCGATCCCCTGCCACGCGGCGAGCGCCTTGTTCCGGCCCCGGCCCTCGGGGAACGTCGTGGTGAGGATGGACAGCGCGGTCGGCGCCATCATCGCGGTGGCCACGCCGTGCAGCGCGCGTGCGGTGATCAGCACGTCGCCGTTCGAGGCGAAGCCGGACACCAGCGACACGACCAGGAACAGCGCCGTGCCGATCAGGAACAGCCGCCGCCGGCCGAGCAGGTCCGCGGCCCGGCCGCCGAGCAGCAGCAGACCGCCGAAGGTGATCAGGTTGGCGCTGATCACCCACTGCGCGGCGCTCTGGGTCATCTTGAGCGACCGGGCGATCGTCGGCGCGGCCAGGATCACGGCCTGGGAGTCCAGGATCACCATGAAGTTGGCCGCGCACAGCAGGATGAGCGCCGTCCAGGCGCGGGGATCCAGACGCGTCCCACCCCGGGACCCGCCTGTGGTCTGATCGACGTTCACGGTGCCGTCTCCTTCGGATCGACGTGACAGACCCCGATCACGCCGGTGGCCGGGGGTACAGGTTCATCGTTGGGTCCGGCCGCCGGACGGGCTTCGCTGAGATTGCGGGCACTGAGCAACGGATCGTGTGGCGTCGGCGGAGACGGCGTGCGGGTCGGCCGCGCACTGTGCGCGGCCGACCGGGCTTTCCGGGCTTCGGGGCTTCGGGGGCCTGTTCAGCCGGCGTCGACGGCCTGCCGAACGCCGGCGCCCTGGACGGAGCGCTCGTTCTTCCACCCCAGCCAGCCCCGGCAGAGGATCCACGCCGGCACCATGAGGATGACCAGGTAGAGGTCGACGGTCGAGTCCCGGGGCGCTTCGGCGGCGTGGATGTTCAGGTAGCCGATGATCGTGATGGTGACCTTCTGGATCAGCACGATCTCCCACATCCCCGGGGTGCTGCGGGGCCGGAGAGCGAGCAGCGCGAAGATCGCTGCGAAGACCAGGTAGGCGAGGGTGCGCCACCACTGCATGAAGAAGGTGTCCAGGCCGGCCGCCGAGGCCAGGCGGATGCCGTCGACGAACGCGCCGAGCGTGGACAGGGACAGGACGGCGAAGAGGATGCGGCCGACGAGGTCACGGCGGGAGGCGATGGGGGTGATCATGGCGGGCTCCTGATGGGTGCGGCGGGGATGTGGTGGTGATGCCAGGGCGGTGCAGTGCGGCTGACGTGCCGGTTTCCGCTGTTGCGAGAACGCTGTTCTCGATATGGACTACCGTACTCACGCCGCTTCCGATCCGTCAAGAACACTGTTCTCGATTCCGTCTACTGTTCTCGGACATGGCATACTCGGCCCCATGGGTGCCCCTGGAACCGCGCGTGCCCGAGCCCGCGCCGCGCTGACGTCCGAGATCCTCGAAGTGGCCCGCCGCCAGCTCGCGACGGTCGGCGCCGACCAGCTGTCGCTGCGGGCCGTGGCCCGGGAGCTGGAGATGGTGCCCTCAGGGCTCTACCGGTACTACGCGAGCCGCGACGACCTGCTGACGGCCCTGATCATCGAGGCCTACAACGCGGTCGGCGACCAGGCCGAACGCGCGCTCTCGGCGATCCCCGAGGCCGACCACCGCGGCCGGTGGCGCGCCGTCTGCACGTCGGTGCGGGAATGGGCCGTGGCGCATCCGCAGGAGTTCGCGCTGATCTACGGCTCTCCGGTACCCGGGTATCGCGCGCCCGCCGACACCGTCGCGCCGTCCGGCCGTGTCTACACGCTGCTGCTGGGCATCGTCGGCGACAGCGCCCGCGCCGGGCGGCTGACAAAGCCAGCTCGTGAGCCGTCGATGCCGCCGACCCTGGTCGAGGACGCTGTGGCGTTGATGGCCACCTTGGGCGCGTCCGACCTCGCGCCCGCCGACCTGCTGCGCGCCATCACGGCCTGGACGCAGGTGCTGGGCGCGATCAGTCAAGAACTCTTCGGCCACCTCGACGTCGCGTTCCGCAACAACGGGGAGTACTTCGAGCACGCCGTTGACCTCATGGCCGATGTCGTCGGGCTGGCATCACCGAGCTGACCGAAGCTGACGCGCTCAGTGCCCTGACTACGAGTGCTGCACCGTCCGCAGCGAGACGGTGGACTTGCCGGTCCGCTCACGCAGCAGCACGCGCAAGGTGTTGGCCTGCTCGTAGCCGACCTTGCGGCTGATCACCTCCATCGACAGGTCCGTGGTGCGGAGCAGGTGGGTGGCCCGCTCGACCCGCAGGTCCTGGACGAACTTGATCGGTGAGGTTCCCACCGCGCGCAGGACGGCCCGCTGGAGCGTCCGCTCGCTGACGCCGAGGTGCCGGGCCGCCACCGGGATGCTGATCGGCTCGGCGATGTGGTCGCGGATCCAGCGTTCGAACCCCGCGACCAGGGGGTCGCTCTGGGCGAGCGCGCTGGGGACGATGTACGGGGCCTGCGACGGCCGCTCGTCGACGACGAGGTAGCGCGTGACGAGGTCGGCCACGGCCGGGCTGGTACCGCGGACGATCGCCAGCGCCATGTCCAGGTGGCCGAACGCGGCGCCGGCGGTGGTGACGCCGCCGTCGCGGACGACCATCGCCCCCTGGTCGAGGTGGACCCGGGGGTAGCGGGCACGGAAGGACGGCGTGAGCCACCAGGTGGTGGTCGCGCGCAGGCCGTCCAGGACGCCCGCCTCGGCCAGCAGGAAGGTTCCGGCACACGCCGTGGCGACGGCCGCGCCGCGGGCGCGCGTTTCGAAGACCAGC is a window encoding:
- a CDS encoding MFS transporter; this translates as MNVDQTTGGSRGGTRLDPRAWTALILLCAANFMVILDSQAVILAAPTIARSLKMTQSAAQWVISANLITFGGLLLLGGRAADLLGRRRLFLIGTALFLVVSLVSGFASNGDVLITARALHGVATAMMAPTALSILTTTFPEGRGRNKALAAWQGIAGLGATAALIIGGELVSHFGWRWIFLMNVPVAAAMLVVGPMLLTESRDLSVGRRYDVAGALTSTAALLLVVYAVTKAPDNGWTGSKTLGMFGGAVALLVLFVLIESRVESPLVPVRILRSGSLVGGNLATVAMGMGVFGLSLCAAEYAQGGLGYTTLQYGVKGSPLPAMALVSAFAGQRLIGRFGSRRVVALCSVLLVGGSLLLVHAVQNGGSYGSIFAGLAIFGTGLGLGTTACSAAALSGIARRDAGLASGFNAAAFQIGGSFGIATVTTVIVSHSVGASQQAAMTAGFKAGFVATAYFGVAALLLALVVIPGRRRSREAAQAALAAEAAQEAGTVSVN
- a CDS encoding TetR/AcrR family transcriptional regulator, with translation MGAPGTARARARAALTSEILEVARRQLATVGADQLSLRAVARELEMVPSGLYRYYASRDDLLTALIIEAYNAVGDQAERALSAIPEADHRGRWRAVCTSVREWAVAHPQEFALIYGSPVPGYRAPADTVAPSGRVYTLLLGIVGDSARAGRLTKPAREPSMPPTLVEDAVALMATLGASDLAPADLLRAITAWTQVLGAISQELFGHLDVAFRNNGEYFEHAVDLMADVVGLASPS
- a CDS encoding GlxA family transcriptional regulator; this encodes MDIAVLVCEGAFDSGLASVLDVLDTANAMAGQLSQAPRWHVTTVGFHEQVRTAAGHVIECQPPALAENADLLIVPAINQRDPDVLIELVSGEATKSERELVFETRARGAAVATACAGTFLLAEAGVLDGLRATTTWWLTPSFRARYPRVHLDQGAMVVRDGGVTTAGAAFGHLDMALAIVRGTSPAVADLVTRYLVVDERPSQAPYIVPSALAQSDPLVAGFERWIRDHIAEPISIPVAARHLGVSERTLQRAVLRAVGTSPIKFVQDLRVERATHLLRTTDLSMEVISRKVGYEQANTLRVLLRERTGKSTVSLRTVQHS